From Pseudomonadota bacterium, the proteins below share one genomic window:
- a CDS encoding ABC transporter permease — protein MGAMVIFFSLAFFSIFRKKQFIEIVKQVYYIGARSSLIVMLVGLFTGMVMGLQLFYTLVKFGSVGALGSAVALSLIRELGPVLTAIMITARAGSGMTAEIGIMRISEQIDALYSMRIDPVRYLISPRIAASIISFPLLTSFFDLIGILGGYFTGVLLLGTNAGTYFYRVQSSINMVDVRGGFIKAFVFAVIVSCTCCFQGYFCHMRSDGYGARAVGLATVSAVVISCVMILIADYVVTSFIM, from the coding sequence ATGGGTGCAATGGTTATTTTCTTTTCCCTGGCCTTTTTCAGTATCTTCCGTAAAAAGCAATTTATTGAGATAGTAAAACAGGTTTATTATATCGGTGCCAGGTCATCCCTGATTGTTATGCTCGTAGGTCTTTTCACCGGCATGGTCATGGGGCTGCAGCTTTTCTACACCCTGGTGAAGTTTGGCTCTGTAGGCGCCCTTGGATCTGCCGTAGCGCTTTCCCTTATCAGGGAATTGGGCCCGGTTCTGACGGCTATTATGATTACTGCAAGGGCAGGCTCCGGCATGACAGCAGAGATCGGCATCATGCGTATCTCCGAGCAAATCGATGCCCTGTACTCCATGCGGATCGATCCAGTTCGTTATCTTATCAGCCCGAGGATCGCCGCTTCAATCATCAGTTTCCCCCTGCTCACATCATTTTTTGACCTGATCGGGATACTGGGAGGATATTTCACGGGCGTTCTCCTGCTTGGCACAAACGCAGGCACATATTTTTACCGGGTACAGTCATCTATTAATATGGTAGATGTCAGGGGAGGTTTTATTAAGGCCTTTGTCTTTGCCGTAATTGTTTCATGCACATGTTGTTTTCAGGGCTATTTCTGCCATATGCGGAGCGACGGTTACGGGGCCAGGGCCGTGGGTCTTGCCACAGTCTCGGCTGTGGTAATCTCATGCGTGATGATACTTATTGCGGATTATGTTGTAACCTCTTTTATTATGTAA
- a CDS encoding molybdenum cofactor biosynthesis protein MoaE, with protein sequence MIDEWIREIKAHADPEALGMMLAHNGVVRATAKNGKPVKGMKLSFDKEKLESCVNEMKKKDGIAEIKAWINQGELKIGDDIMYILVAGRFRTDVLPVLQELLAFVKGEVVKEEEVMYEEG encoded by the coding sequence ATGATAGACGAATGGATACGTGAAATAAAGGCGCATGCAGATCCGGAAGCCCTGGGCATGATGCTTGCTCATAACGGTGTAGTCAGGGCCACTGCAAAGAACGGAAAACCTGTAAAAGGGATGAAGCTGTCCTTTGACAAAGAAAAACTTGAATCCTGTGTAAATGAAATGAAAAAAAAAGACGGCATAGCAGAAATCAAGGCATGGATCAACCAGGGGGAGTTGAAGATTGGCGATGATATCATGTATATCCTCGTTGCCGGCAGGTTCAGGACAGACGTGCTCCCTGTGCTGCAAGAACTTTTGGCCTTTGTCAAGGGTGAAGTGGTAAAAGAAGAAGAGGTTATGTACGAAGAAGGATGA
- the nrfD gene encoding polysulfide reductase NrfD, with the protein MIEKALKGSKTYWTWISVLTGFVLAGFICYIFQLKYGLGITGMGRNVSWGLYIANFTFLVGIAASAIIVILPYYLHDCKAFAGITVLGEFLAVSAVIMAMLFVFVDLGEPARVFNVFLYPSPQSILFWDMIALSVYLILNFIIGRQSLESERKSEAQPQWIKPLIILSIPWAISIHTITAFIYAGLAARPFWLTAILAPRFLASAFASGPALLILICIIVRKRAGFDAGQEAIRKMMQIVTYALIVNIFLFLVELFTVFYGNIPGHVLYFHGILFGLPGQPSLTLWMWFSIILAWTAAFLLVNQKTRGNEHVIIAACIAVIVSVWIEKGIGLIVTGFIPSPLGEISGYLPTLPEILISIGIYGMGFLILTIFFHIAIQVKRENLKEVQYDRRMDT; encoded by the coding sequence ATGATCGAGAAAGCGCTTAAGGGGAGCAAAACGTACTGGACATGGATAAGTGTCCTCACCGGTTTTGTCTTAGCCGGCTTTATCTGCTATATATTCCAGTTGAAATACGGTCTGGGCATAACCGGCATGGGAAGAAATGTCTCATGGGGGCTCTACATAGCAAATTTTACCTTCCTCGTAGGTATTGCGGCATCGGCAATAATCGTAATACTGCCCTATTACCTTCACGACTGCAAGGCATTTGCCGGCATCACTGTGCTGGGAGAATTTCTTGCAGTATCTGCTGTGATAATGGCCATGCTTTTTGTTTTTGTTGATCTTGGCGAGCCTGCCCGTGTATTTAACGTGTTTCTTTACCCTTCGCCCCAGTCGATACTCTTCTGGGATATGATTGCCCTGTCTGTTTATTTAATACTGAATTTTATCATCGGCCGGCAGAGCCTTGAATCGGAACGTAAATCAGAAGCCCAACCCCAATGGATAAAACCTCTTATTATCCTTTCCATACCCTGGGCAATAAGCATACATACGATAACGGCATTCATATATGCAGGACTTGCGGCCCGTCCGTTCTGGTTAACAGCCATCCTTGCCCCGAGATTCCTCGCATCGGCTTTTGCGTCAGGCCCTGCGCTTCTTATCCTGATATGCATTATCGTGAGAAAGAGAGCAGGCTTCGATGCCGGTCAGGAGGCAATAAGAAAAATGATGCAGATTGTCACATATGCCCTGATCGTAAATATATTTCTTTTTCTTGTTGAGTTGTTTACTGTCTTCTACGGCAATATTCCCGGGCACGTGCTATATTTTCATGGTATCCTCTTTGGTCTGCCCGGACAGCCTTCGCTTACCCTTTGGATGTGGTTTTCCATCATACTTGCATGGACAGCAGCCTTTCTCCTGGTCAACCAGAAAACCCGCGGAAATGAGCATGTTATAATCGCAGCCTGTATTGCCGTTATTGTATCAGTCTGGATTGAAAAGGGGATAGGTCTTATTGTAACCGGTTTTATCCCATCGCCTTTGGGAGAAATATCGGGTTATTTGCCCACATTGCCTGAAATATTGATAAGCATAGGGATATACGGTATGGGCTTTTTGATACTCACCATATTTTTTCATATTGCCATACAGGTAAAAAGAGAAAATTTAAAGGAGGTTCAATATGATAGACGAATGGATACGTGA